One segment of Egicoccus sp. AB-alg2 DNA contains the following:
- a CDS encoding metal ABC transporter ATP-binding protein: MRTPGADDVPAAITMTRLGVDYGGIHAVADVDLELARGTTVAIIGPNGSGKSTLLSTISGLVRPTRGRLEVLGRSPRAARRQIAHVLQTTVANEAVPLTVRETVRMGCYGRVGPFRRLGADDRAAVDEAIDRMRIGDLLDRQLLELSGGQRQRAYVAQALAQRADVLLLDEPITGLDLVTQETITEVIDAERGRGVTVVLTTHDVGTAQLADRTVLMATRVVASGRPADVLTPDNLARAYGGHVHVLDDGTVVLDEAHHHDHRHHDQLGS, from the coding sequence GTGCGCACACCGGGCGCCGATGACGTGCCCGCGGCCATCACGATGACCCGTCTGGGTGTGGACTACGGCGGCATCCACGCGGTCGCCGACGTGGACCTGGAGCTGGCTCGCGGGACCACGGTCGCCATCATCGGCCCGAACGGTTCCGGCAAGTCGACCCTGCTGTCGACGATCTCGGGCCTGGTGCGCCCCACCCGGGGCCGACTCGAGGTGCTGGGCCGCTCGCCGCGCGCCGCGCGCCGGCAGATCGCCCACGTCCTGCAGACCACCGTGGCCAACGAGGCCGTCCCATTGACGGTGCGCGAGACGGTGAGGATGGGTTGCTACGGGCGCGTCGGCCCGTTCCGCCGGCTGGGCGCCGACGACCGCGCCGCGGTCGACGAGGCGATCGATCGCATGCGCATCGGCGACCTGCTCGATCGCCAACTGCTGGAGTTGTCCGGCGGCCAGCGGCAGCGCGCGTACGTGGCGCAGGCACTGGCCCAGCGCGCCGACGTGCTGTTGCTCGACGAGCCGATCACCGGCCTCGACCTGGTCACGCAGGAGACGATCACCGAGGTGATCGACGCCGAACGCGGCCGAGGCGTCACCGTGGTCCTGACCACCCACGACGTGGGCACGGCGCAGCTCGCCGACCGAACCGTGCTGATGGCGACGCGGGTGGTGGCGTCGGGTCGGCCGGCCGACGTCCTGACCCCGGACAACCTCGCACGCGCCTACGGCGGCCACGTGCACGTCCTCGACGACGGCACGGTCGTCCTGGACGAGGCCCACCACCACGACCACCGGCACCACGACCAGCTGGGCAGCTGA
- a CDS encoding Fur family transcriptional regulator, with protein sequence MSTDVHDIVDEQLRRSRQRYTGGRRQLVQLLMDAGRPVTIPELQEHGARQSQSSLYRNLATLEQCGAVRRLASTDDVARYELTEELSEHHHHLLCSLCGRLEDVVLPPRIEKALAEAAEEARRQTDFDVDSHRFELVGTCAGCG encoded by the coding sequence ATGAGCACGGACGTCCACGACATCGTCGACGAGCAACTGCGTCGCAGCCGCCAGCGTTACACGGGCGGCCGACGGCAGCTCGTCCAGCTGCTGATGGACGCGGGCCGTCCCGTCACCATCCCGGAGCTGCAGGAGCATGGCGCCCGGCAGTCCCAGAGCTCGCTGTACCGCAACCTCGCGACCCTCGAGCAGTGCGGTGCCGTGCGCCGCCTCGCGTCCACCGACGACGTGGCGCGCTACGAGTTGACCGAGGAGCTGTCGGAGCACCATCACCACCTGCTGTGCTCGTTGTGTGGCCGGCTGGAGGACGTCGTGCTGCCGCCGCGGATCGAGAAGGCACTGGCCGAGGCCGCCGAGGAGGCCCGCCGGCAGACCGACTTCGACGTGGACTCGCACCGCTTCGAGCTCGTGGGCACCTGCGCCGGGTGCGGCTAG
- a CDS encoding histidine triad nucleotide-binding protein produces the protein MAEDCLFCRIVAGEIPSERVADADGIVAIRDISPRAPVHVLVIPERHVDSAHDLGPDDAGLLADCFAMCARVAEQEGIADGYRITTNVGELGGQSIAHLHFHVLGGRQLGHIDSGSPEPPA, from the coding sequence ATGGCCGAGGACTGTCTGTTCTGCCGGATCGTCGCGGGCGAGATCCCCTCGGAGCGGGTCGCCGACGCGGACGGCATCGTCGCGATCCGCGACATCTCGCCGCGGGCCCCGGTCCACGTGCTGGTGATCCCCGAGCGCCACGTCGACTCGGCCCACGACCTCGGGCCCGACGACGCAGGGCTGCTCGCGGACTGTTTCGCGATGTGCGCTCGCGTCGCCGAGCAGGAGGGCATCGCCGACGGCTACCGCATCACGACGAACGTGGGTGAGCTCGGCGGCCAGAGCATCGCGCACCTGCACTTCCACGTGCTCGGCGGCCGCCAGCTCGGCCACATCGACTCCGGTTCGCCGGAGCCGCCCGCCTGA
- a CDS encoding metal ABC transporter solute-binding protein, Zn/Mn family, with translation MTFPAVTPHRGAGRRRHRLVPLLAALALLAAACGDTGQLADDATPEADGADDVSDTSETAEDAEAADPGVQSDLLVVATTSILGDIVQNVVGEDGTVEVVMPPGADPHGFQPSAADAAMLREADLVVANGLMLEENLVSALDAAAADGVRVFELADQLDPIAFDWDGPDDHGHAHGDEDDGHAHGDEDDGHAHDDDDGHAHGDEDDGHAHDDDTADDGHAHGDDDGHDHGPEDPHIWFDPVRMADGVRLIAAELAEVDDHLDAEEWERRGEDYAEQVLAVHAELEEMFATIAPEDRQLVTNHDALGYLAHRYDFEVLGTVIPGSSTQAEADARQFSELIRTVEEAQVPAVFAENTDSTVLAEQLASEVVGRGDLELEVVPLYTDALGEPGSGAETYLDLLRETARRITDALT, from the coding sequence ATGACCTTTCCCGCCGTCACACCGCACCGAGGCGCCGGCCGACGCCGACACCGGCTGGTCCCGCTGCTCGCCGCCCTGGCTCTGCTGGCCGCCGCCTGTGGCGACACGGGCCAGCTCGCCGACGACGCGACTCCGGAAGCCGACGGCGCCGACGACGTCTCCGACACCTCCGAGACCGCCGAAGATGCGGAAGCCGCCGATCCCGGGGTGCAGAGCGACCTGCTGGTCGTGGCGACGACGAGCATCCTGGGCGACATCGTGCAGAACGTCGTCGGCGAGGACGGGACGGTGGAGGTCGTCATGCCTCCGGGCGCCGACCCGCACGGCTTCCAGCCGTCGGCCGCCGACGCCGCCATGCTGCGGGAGGCGGACCTGGTGGTCGCCAACGGGCTGATGCTCGAGGAGAACCTCGTCTCCGCGCTGGACGCCGCCGCGGCCGACGGCGTGCGCGTGTTCGAACTCGCGGACCAGCTCGACCCGATCGCCTTCGACTGGGACGGCCCCGACGACCACGGCCACGCGCACGGCGACGAGGACGACGGGCACGCGCACGGCGACGAGGACGACGGCCACGCCCACGACGACGACGACGGGCACGCGCACGGCGACGAGGACGACGGCCACGCCCACGACGACGACACGGCGGACGACGGCCACGCGCACGGCGACGACGACGGGCACGACCACGGACCCGAGGACCCGCACATCTGGTTCGACCCGGTCCGCATGGCCGACGGTGTCCGGCTGATCGCCGCCGAACTGGCCGAGGTCGACGACCACCTCGACGCCGAGGAGTGGGAGCGCCGTGGCGAGGACTACGCCGAGCAGGTGCTGGCCGTCCACGCCGAGCTGGAGGAGATGTTCGCCACGATCGCGCCCGAGGACCGCCAGCTGGTGACCAACCACGACGCGCTCGGCTACCTCGCGCACCGCTACGACTTCGAGGTGCTGGGGACCGTGATCCCCGGCTCGTCCACCCAGGCCGAGGCCGACGCGCGCCAGTTCTCCGAGCTGATCCGGACCGTCGAGGAGGCGCAGGTGCCGGCCGTGTTCGCGGAGAACACCGACTCGACGGTGCTCGCCGAACAACTGGCCAGCGAGGTGGTCGGACGTGGCGACCTGGAGCTCGAGGTGGTGCCGCTGTACACCGACGCGCTCGGCGAGCCCGGCAGCGGGGCGGAGACCTACCTCGACCTGCTCCGCGAGACGGCGCGACGCATCACCGACGCCCTCACCTGA
- a CDS encoding NAD(P)/FAD-dependent oxidoreductase has protein sequence MPPQQVQDVVVVGAGPAGLGVAAMLGRVGVDAVVVDRHEIGASFRRWPEGMRLITPSFTGNQFGLVDLNAITPETSPALSLLEEHPTGAQYAAYLELVADLEELAVRTGVEVNDVAPRPDGSLTVHVEGGADLAARHVVWAAGEAQYPRLGGFAGASWCTPAIEVRRWDGHPGDDVVVIGGYESGVDAAVHLVARGRRVTVVDPAAPWEVVDADPSRTLSPYTHGRLRTAHETGRLRLVGDAGVVGVTREPHGFEVHLAGDETLRSAGPPLLAVGFEGSLTRVRDRFAFDARGRVELTEQADESTVVDNLFLAGPALAHREAIFCFVYKFRQRFGVVAREIATRLGRDATPLEAVRPSGFLLDDLSCCDDCAC, from the coding sequence GTGCCCCCGCAGCAGGTGCAGGACGTCGTCGTGGTCGGGGCCGGCCCGGCCGGGCTGGGTGTGGCCGCGATGCTCGGCCGCGTCGGTGTCGATGCCGTCGTGGTCGACCGCCACGAGATCGGCGCATCGTTCCGTCGCTGGCCGGAGGGCATGCGGCTGATCACCCCCTCGTTCACCGGCAACCAGTTCGGCCTGGTGGACCTCAACGCGATCACGCCAGAGACCTCACCGGCGCTCTCGCTGCTCGAGGAGCATCCCACCGGCGCCCAGTACGCCGCCTACCTGGAGCTCGTGGCCGACCTCGAGGAACTGGCCGTCCGGACGGGCGTCGAGGTCAACGACGTGGCCCCGCGACCCGACGGCAGCCTGACCGTGCACGTCGAGGGCGGCGCCGACCTGGCCGCCCGGCACGTCGTCTGGGCCGCCGGCGAGGCGCAGTACCCCCGCCTCGGCGGGTTCGCGGGGGCTTCCTGGTGCACGCCGGCGATCGAGGTGCGCCGTTGGGACGGTCACCCCGGCGACGACGTCGTCGTCATCGGCGGCTACGAGTCCGGCGTCGACGCGGCCGTGCACCTGGTGGCTCGCGGCCGCCGGGTGACCGTCGTCGACCCCGCCGCGCCGTGGGAGGTGGTCGATGCCGACCCCTCGCGCACGCTGTCGCCCTACACGCACGGCCGGCTGCGTACGGCACACGAGACCGGCCGGCTGCGCCTGGTCGGTGACGCCGGGGTCGTGGGGGTGACACGTGAACCGCACGGCTTCGAGGTCCACCTCGCCGGCGACGAGACGCTGCGCAGCGCCGGGCCACCCCTGCTCGCCGTGGGCTTCGAGGGCTCACTCACCCGGGTCCGCGACCGCTTCGCCTTCGACGCGCGCGGCCGGGTCGAGCTGACCGAGCAGGCCGACGAGTCGACCGTCGTGGACAACCTCTTCCTCGCCGGGCCGGCCCTGGCCCACCGGGAGGCCATCTTCTGCTTCGTCTACAAGTTCCGACAGCGCTTCGGCGTGGTCGCCCGCGAGATCGCCACCCGGCTGGGGCGTGACGCGACCCCGCTGGAGGCTGTCCGCCCCAGTGGCTTCCTGCTCGACGACCTGTCGTGCTGCGACGACTGCGCCTGCTGA
- a CDS encoding peptidylprolyl isomerase, producing the protein MRIRSLLSAAVLAAMLAGCGAAAAPGAAATVDGQTIPRERLEDAVRELTADTAGTDTQQRNQAVGDTQRRVLSFLIQAQIIRNLADERGIEVSEADEQARYEEELEAYGGEEGLAELLATQQTGLTVDLYRDVLIPASLRLDVLREELAGGVDVEEVETRTVRHILVETQEEAQEIVDELDDGADFAELAQERSVDPGSGAQGGDLGANPRGAYVQEFEDAVWSAQVGEVVGPVESQFGFHVLEVTDTGTLDQAVGGGDPQQAAQAQVDQLLATAFADADVNVGAGLGQWDPAQQMVVEPGRVGEGADPAQQPGQDELLEESLDAPVEE; encoded by the coding sequence GTGCGCATCCGTTCCCTGCTGTCAGCCGCCGTGCTCGCCGCCATGCTCGCCGGATGCGGTGCCGCGGCGGCCCCGGGTGCCGCCGCCACGGTCGACGGCCAGACCATCCCGCGCGAGCGGCTGGAGGACGCCGTCCGCGAGCTGACGGCCGACACCGCCGGAACCGACACGCAGCAGCGCAACCAGGCGGTCGGCGACACCCAGCGTCGCGTCCTGAGCTTCCTCATCCAGGCCCAGATCATCCGCAACCTCGCCGACGAGCGCGGGATCGAGGTCAGCGAGGCCGACGAGCAGGCCCGCTACGAGGAGGAGCTGGAGGCCTACGGCGGCGAGGAGGGGCTCGCGGAGCTGCTCGCCACGCAACAGACCGGCCTCACCGTCGATCTGTACCGCGACGTGCTGATCCCGGCCAGCCTCCGGCTCGACGTCCTGCGCGAGGAGCTCGCCGGCGGCGTCGACGTCGAGGAGGTGGAGACCCGCACCGTCCGCCACATCCTCGTGGAGACGCAGGAAGAGGCCCAGGAGATCGTCGACGAGCTCGACGACGGTGCGGACTTCGCCGAGCTGGCGCAGGAGCGCTCGGTCGACCCCGGCAGCGGCGCACAGGGTGGCGACCTCGGCGCGAACCCGCGCGGTGCCTACGTCCAGGAGTTCGAGGACGCGGTGTGGTCGGCGCAGGTCGGCGAGGTCGTCGGGCCGGTGGAGTCGCAGTTCGGCTTCCACGTCCTCGAGGTGACCGACACCGGCACCCTCGACCAGGCCGTCGGCGGCGGCGACCCGCAGCAGGCCGCCCAGGCGCAGGTCGACCAGCTGTTGGCGACCGCGTTCGCCGACGCCGACGTGAACGTCGGCGCCGGTCTCGGGCAGTGGGACCCGGCCCAGCAGATGGTCGTCGAGCCGGGCCGCGTCGGCGAGGGCGCCGACCCAGCCCAGCAGCCGGGCCAGGACGAACTGCTCGAGGAGTCGCTCGACGCGCCGGTCGAGGAATGA
- the mazG gene encoding nucleoside triphosphate pyrophosphohydrolase → MSADGDPGRPEAAGADAGGPGAEPPRVVLVETSDALPGLLPFQAWDALAAASVVHLRDPDTHPSARHLYFAGLDLEALAPATLGRAELDLTKPGSPEDRRIAKALLEHAAREGVAVYLLGPGDEGLGPTLGGQAPAYEAEVEFVFLVQQPAGAEFVKLVDVLRRLRDPEHGCPWDLEQDHRSLQKYLVEETYELIDAIERGHDLDIQEELGDVLLQVVFHAQVARDRGAFAIDDVTRGIVDKLVRRHPHVFGDVEAATAQDVQRNWDELKAQEKAGRSSPFDGVPPALPGLMFLETLERKAAKRGFDWGEPAEPAARVREELDELLEADEDARLEEFGDLLGAVVGLARTLGVDPEAAARAAGRKFRGRFEAMLALAAKRELPIDDLSRDTWLELWDEVKSPD, encoded by the coding sequence ATGAGCGCCGACGGCGATCCCGGACGGCCCGAGGCGGCCGGAGCGGACGCCGGCGGGCCCGGCGCCGAGCCGCCCCGGGTGGTGCTCGTGGAGACCTCGGACGCCCTCCCGGGCCTGCTGCCCTTCCAGGCCTGGGACGCGCTCGCCGCGGCCTCGGTCGTCCACCTGCGCGACCCCGACACCCATCCCAGCGCGCGGCACCTGTACTTCGCGGGGTTGGACCTCGAGGCCCTGGCACCGGCCACGCTGGGCCGGGCCGAGCTCGACCTGACCAAGCCCGGCAGTCCCGAGGACCGCCGTATCGCCAAGGCCCTGCTCGAGCACGCCGCCCGCGAGGGCGTGGCGGTCTATCTGCTCGGCCCCGGCGACGAGGGCCTCGGGCCCACGCTCGGGGGCCAGGCGCCCGCCTACGAGGCCGAGGTGGAGTTCGTCTTCCTGGTGCAGCAGCCGGCCGGCGCGGAGTTCGTGAAGCTGGTGGACGTGCTGCGCCGCCTGCGCGACCCCGAACACGGCTGCCCGTGGGACCTGGAGCAGGACCACCGCTCGCTGCAGAAGTACCTCGTCGAGGAGACCTACGAACTCATCGACGCCATCGAACGCGGGCACGACCTCGATATCCAGGAGGAGCTCGGCGACGTGCTGCTGCAGGTCGTCTTCCACGCGCAGGTGGCTCGCGACCGCGGTGCCTTCGCCATCGACGACGTCACCCGCGGCATCGTCGACAAGCTCGTGCGGCGCCACCCCCACGTCTTCGGGGACGTGGAGGCGGCCACGGCGCAGGACGTGCAGCGCAACTGGGACGAGCTCAAGGCGCAGGAGAAGGCCGGGCGCAGCAGCCCGTTCGACGGCGTGCCACCCGCGCTGCCCGGTCTGATGTTCCTGGAGACGCTGGAACGCAAGGCCGCCAAGCGGGGCTTCGACTGGGGCGAGCCCGCCGAGCCCGCCGCCCGCGTCCGAGAGGAGCTCGACGAGCTGCTCGAGGCCGACGAGGACGCCCGCCTCGAGGAGTTCGGCGACCTGCTCGGCGCCGTGGTGGGCCTGGCCCGCACCCTGGGCGTGGACCCGGAAGCGGCCGCGCGGGCCGCCGGACGCAAGTTCCGAGGCCGCTTCGAGGCGATGCTCGCCCTGGCCGCGAAGCGGGAACTGCCCATCGACGACCTCAGCCGCGACACCTGGCTCGAGCTCTGGGACGAGGTCAAGTCACCGGACTGA
- a CDS encoding metal ABC transporter permease, with protein sequence MPDLLLDPFAFAFMRNALYAGLLTVVASSLIGTWVVMRGMAFMGDALAHGVLPGIAVAYIFGGNLLLGGAISAGVMIGGVTLASARSRLGDDTAIGLLFVGMLAAGVAIISRGGAYAGDLTTILFGDPIGVTSAHLRTVAIATLVTVVVTVALYRPFLVLSFSRAKAEVLGLRPGLAHLAMLALIATVIISSFRTVGTMLVFAFIVAPPATAALVSRRVPVMMGVAMLLGAVAVVTGLLVSFHLGTATAATIAGLTVLMFFLVLAAKETAARVRALRGRRDREPVAA encoded by the coding sequence GTGCCCGACCTGCTGCTCGACCCCTTCGCGTTCGCGTTCATGCGCAACGCGTTGTACGCGGGCCTGCTCACCGTCGTGGCGAGTTCGCTGATCGGCACCTGGGTCGTCATGCGCGGCATGGCCTTCATGGGCGACGCCCTGGCGCACGGTGTGCTGCCCGGGATCGCCGTCGCCTACATCTTCGGCGGCAACCTGCTGCTGGGCGGGGCCATCAGCGCCGGCGTGATGATCGGTGGCGTGACGCTGGCCAGCGCCCGTAGCCGCCTGGGCGACGACACCGCCATCGGCCTGCTGTTCGTGGGCATGCTGGCGGCGGGTGTCGCGATCATCTCGCGCGGCGGCGCCTACGCCGGCGACCTCACGACGATCCTGTTCGGCGACCCGATCGGGGTCACCTCGGCCCACCTGCGCACGGTGGCGATCGCCACGCTGGTGACCGTGGTCGTGACCGTCGCCCTCTACCGCCCCTTCCTCGTGCTCTCCTTCAGCCGGGCGAAGGCCGAGGTGCTGGGGTTGCGCCCGGGCCTGGCCCACCTCGCCATGCTGGCGCTGATCGCGACCGTGATCATCAGCTCGTTCCGCACGGTGGGCACGATGCTGGTGTTCGCCTTCATCGTCGCGCCCCCCGCCACCGCGGCGCTGGTCTCCCGCCGCGTGCCGGTCATGATGGGCGTGGCGATGCTGCTCGGCGCCGTCGCGGTGGTCACCGGACTCCTCGTCAGCTTCCACCTCGGGACCGCCACCGCCGCGACGATCGCCGGGCTGACCGTGCTGATGTTCTTCCTCGTGCTGGCCGCGAAGGAGACGGCCGCACGGGTGCGGGCGTTGCGGGGGCGCCGCGACCGCGAGCCCGTGGCCGCCTAG
- a CDS encoding fused MFS/spermidine synthase, with protein MSRDGRATATPPTWGGAPLLLLLLFCSGFAALVYQVLWARQLGLLLGSTAQAAALTVAIFFAGLALGGLVWGRRAARQRSPLVGFGRLEVGVALTALGHFVLLDVYAALYPRLYALVGADPTLDLAAKLLVATVVLLPPSFLMGGTLPLMVQHVVRAPDRLGVLGSRLYGVNTAGSATGALAAGFVLPLYLGFDRAYLLAVGIDLTVGVAAIALARTARVADEVPAAPAPAPPRPVGASPEVSVPEGAPVTGTAVGSTAPARFPLAVTAVAFVSGFATLAVEIVWTRLFAQVLQNSAYTYALVLATFLAALALGAAVANGLARLRRVSPRTVLAALLVASAVVTATSPWLFHTATDGLAYVGADLGWAGYLAAVAVLAAVVMLGPGTVLGVTLPYLLRAVEGRGDAPGALVGRLVAVNTVGSIVGSLAAGFVLLPLVGAWASLVIVAGGYVLLLAALAVRPRIGWRPAAAGLAAAAVTGALVVAVPRDFDTLSVRPARTERVLEVREGPQATVAVVETGSGSRAIRVNNYYTLGSSGARHAERDQTLIPLLAHPEADSVFYLGMGTGITAGAALDLPVERVVVCELLAEVVDAARDHFTRWVNGLFEDERVEVHAEDGRNCLRRSQERYDLVVSDLFTPWKAGTGNLYTREHYATARDRLTPGGAYVQWMPLYQVSDAELGSVARTMGEVFDRVVVWRGDFFAQRSVIALVGHTDDAPLDLDASVAAGRRLAPDASAAELEALVLRLYAGNATSAGVFADAPVNTDARPVVEYTAPRTHREARVGRAEFLVGDARERLYDALLAGAPPAADPYLAGLTDAQLAEVAAGRAWSAHVWAQDAGRREAAARAGERFRGASDVAGTPTTPARRFDPDR; from the coding sequence ATGAGCCGTGACGGTCGGGCGACCGCGACCCCACCGACGTGGGGTGGCGCACCCCTGCTGTTGCTCCTGTTGTTCTGCTCCGGCTTCGCCGCGCTCGTCTACCAGGTCCTCTGGGCGCGCCAGCTCGGGCTGCTGCTGGGCAGTACCGCGCAGGCCGCGGCCCTGACCGTGGCGATCTTCTTCGCGGGGCTCGCGCTGGGTGGGCTGGTGTGGGGCCGGCGCGCCGCCCGTCAGCGCTCGCCGTTGGTCGGCTTCGGCCGCCTGGAGGTCGGCGTGGCGCTGACGGCGCTGGGCCACTTCGTGCTGCTCGACGTCTACGCGGCCCTCTACCCGCGGCTGTACGCGCTGGTCGGTGCCGATCCCACGCTGGACCTGGCCGCCAAGCTCCTGGTCGCGACTGTCGTGCTGCTGCCGCCGTCGTTCCTGATGGGCGGCACCCTGCCGCTGATGGTCCAGCACGTCGTTCGGGCACCCGACCGGCTCGGGGTGCTCGGCAGCCGGTTGTATGGGGTCAACACGGCCGGATCGGCGACTGGCGCGCTGGCCGCCGGCTTCGTGCTGCCGCTGTACCTCGGCTTCGACCGGGCCTACCTGCTGGCGGTCGGCATCGACCTCACCGTCGGCGTGGCCGCCATCGCCCTCGCGCGCACCGCCCGGGTGGCCGACGAGGTGCCGGCCGCTCCGGCGCCGGCCCCGCCCCGGCCGGTGGGAGCATCACCGGAGGTGTCGGTGCCGGAGGGCGCGCCGGTGACGGGGACCGCCGTCGGGTCCACGGCTCCGGCCCGCTTCCCGCTCGCCGTCACCGCCGTGGCGTTCGTGTCGGGCTTCGCCACGCTGGCCGTGGAGATCGTGTGGACGCGCCTGTTCGCGCAGGTGCTGCAGAACTCGGCTTACACCTATGCGCTGGTGCTGGCGACGTTCCTCGCGGCGCTCGCGCTGGGTGCGGCCGTCGCCAACGGGCTGGCGCGGCTGCGGCGGGTGTCGCCACGGACCGTCCTGGCTGCGCTGCTGGTCGCCTCCGCCGTGGTAACCGCGACCTCGCCGTGGTTGTTCCACACCGCCACCGACGGGCTCGCCTACGTCGGCGCCGACCTCGGGTGGGCGGGCTACCTCGCCGCCGTCGCCGTGCTGGCGGCCGTGGTGATGCTGGGTCCGGGCACGGTGCTGGGCGTGACGTTGCCCTACCTGCTGCGCGCCGTGGAGGGTCGCGGCGACGCACCTGGCGCGCTGGTCGGCCGCCTGGTCGCGGTCAACACGGTCGGCTCGATCGTCGGGTCACTGGCGGCCGGGTTCGTGCTGCTGCCGCTGGTCGGTGCGTGGGCGAGTCTGGTGATCGTCGCGGGCGGCTACGTGCTGCTGCTGGCGGCGCTGGCCGTGCGCCCGAGGATCGGCTGGCGGCCGGCGGCGGCCGGTCTGGCGGCGGCCGCGGTGACCGGGGCGCTGGTGGTGGCGGTGCCGCGCGACTTCGACACGTTGAGCGTGCGGCCCGCCCGCACGGAACGGGTGCTGGAGGTCCGCGAGGGGCCGCAGGCGACCGTCGCCGTGGTGGAGACCGGCAGCGGCAGCCGCGCGATCCGCGTCAACAACTACTACACGCTCGGCTCGTCGGGGGCCCGTCACGCCGAGCGCGACCAGACGCTGATCCCGCTGCTCGCGCACCCCGAGGCGGACTCGGTCTTCTACCTCGGCATGGGCACCGGCATCACCGCCGGGGCGGCGCTCGACCTGCCGGTGGAGCGGGTGGTGGTCTGCGAACTGCTCGCCGAGGTGGTCGACGCGGCCCGCGACCACTTCACACGCTGGGTCAACGGCCTCTTCGAGGACGAACGGGTCGAGGTCCACGCCGAGGACGGCCGAAACTGCCTGCGTCGCAGCCAGGAACGCTACGACCTCGTCGTGAGTGACCTGTTCACCCCGTGGAAGGCGGGCACCGGCAACCTCTACACGCGTGAGCACTACGCCACCGCCCGTGACCGCCTCACTCCCGGCGGCGCGTACGTGCAGTGGATGCCGCTCTACCAGGTGTCCGACGCCGAGCTCGGCTCCGTGGCTCGGACCATGGGGGAGGTCTTCGACCGGGTGGTCGTCTGGCGCGGCGACTTCTTCGCGCAGCGGTCCGTCATCGCCCTGGTCGGGCACACCGACGACGCACCGCTGGACCTGGACGCGTCGGTGGCGGCCGGGCGGCGGCTGGCCCCGGACGCCTCCGCGGCGGAGCTCGAGGCGCTCGTGCTGCGCCTGTACGCCGGCAACGCCACCTCGGCCGGGGTGTTCGCCGACGCGCCGGTCAACACCGACGCCCGCCCGGTCGTGGAGTACACGGCCCCTCGTACCCACCGTGAGGCGCGGGTCGGGCGGGCCGAGTTCCTGGTCGGTGACGCGAGGGAGCGTCTCTACGACGCCCTGCTCGCCGGTGCGCCGCCCGCCGCCGACCCGTACCTCGCGGGGCTGACCGACGCACAGCTCGCCGAGGTGGCCGCGGGTCGGGCCTGGTCGGCGCACGTCTGGGCGCAGGACGCTGGCCGGCGCGAGGCCGCCGCCCGAGCCGGCGAGCGCTTCCGCGGCGCCAGCGACGTCGCGGGCACGCCCACGACGCCGGCGCGACGGTTCGACCCCGACCGATGA
- a CDS encoding ArsR/SmtB family transcription factor: MSHSKPGPAAATDRAALERVTDIFKALSNPVRVGIVRELAAGDRAVHELVAALDVAQPRVSEHLAVLRGARLVEARRAGRTVSYHLVDEHVAHIVEDAVVHADEHR; this comes from the coding sequence ATGTCCCACTCCAAGCCCGGCCCCGCCGCCGCCACCGACCGTGCCGCCCTCGAACGGGTGACGGACATCTTCAAGGCGCTGTCGAACCCGGTGCGGGTCGGCATCGTGCGCGAGCTCGCGGCCGGCGACCGTGCCGTGCACGAACTGGTCGCGGCACTCGACGTCGCCCAGCCGCGCGTGTCGGAGCATCTCGCCGTGCTGCGCGGGGCGCGGCTCGTCGAGGCCCGCCGGGCAGGCCGCACGGTGAGCTACCACCTCGTCGACGAGCACGTTGCCCACATCGTCGAGGACGCCGTCGTGCACGCCGACGAGCACCGCTGA